TCGAGAGTCACTCTTACTCAATTGATATGTCTGACAGCGTTGAAAATGAGTATCTGTGCCTGCTCATTGCCAAGGCATTTGGGTTGCCAGTGCCGCACTGTTTTATGATCAACGCTGGCAAGATAAAGGCGTTGGCGGTGGAGCGTTTTGATCGTAAATACGCCTCGGATGTCAGTTGGATTATGCGGTTACCACAAGAGGATTTTTGTCAGGTATTAAACGTTCCTTCCGCACTGAAATATGAAAATCATGGTGGACCGGGTATTTCCGCCATTATGTCGTTTCTATTGGGTTCGGCTGATCCAGAAAGGGATCGTTATCGCTTTATGCAGGCTCAGGTACTGTTTTGGCTATTGGCTGCAACGGATGGTCATGCGAAAAATTTTTCCCTGTTTATTGAATCTGAGGGACGATATCGACTCACGCCTTTCTATGACATTCTCTCTATGTATCCGGCGATGGGCGGACGGGGAATTGACCACAGAGAGGCCAAATTGGCGATGGGATTGACTGGCTCAAGAGGCAAGAAATATGCGATTGAGCAGATCTTTCCCCGGCATTTTTTCCAGACGGCGAAGGCCGTTGGGTTTGCCAGAGAATCGATGGAAAACATTCTGGTGGAGTTTTCAAACACCGTTGAGACCGTTATGACGACTGTTGGAAGTCAACTGCCTGTGGATTTTCCTACTCATATCAGTGATGCAATCCTGACCGGGTTGCAGGCTAGATCGAGACGGCTCATGAGAGGATGGGAGTAATTTCCCCGACGAATATACCCGTCATACT
This genomic interval from Pectobacterium aquaticum contains the following:
- a CDS encoding type II toxin-antitoxin system HipA family toxin, producing the protein MAALDVYMNGYRVGILTKTGSGAHHFSYDANWLGLPGSRPISLSMPLRHQPYQGDEVYNFFDNLLPDNPDIRRRIVARHHADSTQPFDLLAKVGQDSVGALQLVPQGTPVHDIKKIKYKTLSEQQLENILAGYLSDAPLGMIDTEDNFRISIAGAQEKTALLYLDDHWCLPLNATPTTHIIKLPIGKIESHSYSIDMSDSVENEYLCLLIAKAFGLPVPHCFMINAGKIKALAVERFDRKYASDVSWIMRLPQEDFCQVLNVPSALKYENHGGPGISAIMSFLLGSADPERDRYRFMQAQVLFWLLAATDGHAKNFSLFIESEGRYRLTPFYDILSMYPAMGGRGIDHREAKLAMGLTGSRGKKYAIEQIFPRHFFQTAKAVGFARESMENILVEFSNTVETVMTTVGSQLPVDFPTHISDAILTGLQARSRRLMRGWE